A portion of the Esox lucius isolate fEsoLuc1 chromosome 20, fEsoLuc1.pri, whole genome shotgun sequence genome contains these proteins:
- the LOC105031466 gene encoding CD209 antigen-like protein C isoform X1, whose product MEEELNYSTVVFKNPIVSLQNEKKEEETVYAAIKAEGSSSTHQSPAIGEDNSPAPHSQPCRGVAVCLGVLCVLLVSAIVGLSVFSTELSEQKQYLMNLNSNLSTAIQILQSYNSNISTANQDLMSDKEELTQERDRLKTNLQVIYQLHDFPVNQYCSKTNGSVTKCNPCKFGWMLFQSSCYLIFFPDAPWKTWTESREDCKKRESDLVVISSQPEQEFISNQTQSYYDVFHGYWIGLSYQANNQSWMWVDGSVQGLKKGFWINSTQIQNTCVLTIQTNNPLAAWNTPDCTMNSLWICESIALNWSY is encoded by the exons ATGGAAGAAGAGCTAAATTATTCTACAGTGGTTTTCAAAAATCCCATTGTTTCTTTACAGAATG agaaaaaagaggaagagacagtATATGCCGCGATAAAGGCTGAGGGAAGTTCATCCACTCATCAAAGTCCTGCCATAGGAG AGGACAACAGCCCTGCGCCCCACTCTCAGCCCTGTCGTGGTGTGGCAGTGTGTCTGGGGGTTCTGTGTGTCCTCTTGGTTTCAGCCATCGTAGGCCTCAGCGTCT tcaGCACTGAActctcagagcaaaagcagTATCTGATGAATCTCAACAGCAATCTGAGTACAGCAATTCAAATTTTGCAAAGTTATAATAGCAATATTAGCACTGCAAACCAAGATTTAATGTCTGACAAAGAAGAGTTGAcacaagaaagagacagactgaaGACAAATCTTCAGGTCATATATCAGCTTCATGATTTTCCTGTCAATCAATATTGTTCCAAAACAAATGGCAGTG TGACAAAGTGCAACCCATGTAAATTTGGTTGGATGTTATTCCAATCTAGTTGTTACCTGATTTTTTTCCCTGATGCACCTTGGAAGACCTggactgaaagcagagaggatTGTAAAAAAAGAGAATCAGATTTGGTTGTTATTAGCAGTCAACCTGAACAG gAATTTATTTCCAACCAAACACAATCCTACTATGATGTATTTCATGGGTACTGGATTGGCTTGTCTTACCAAGCTAACAATCAGTCATGGATGTGGGTTGATGGAAGTGTTCAGGGTCTGAAGAAAGG GTTTTGGATCAATTCTACACAGATTCAGAATACTTGTGTGTTAACCATCCAAACAAATAACCCGCTGGCTGCTTGGAATACTCCAGATTGTACGATGAACAGTCTTTGGATCTGTGAGAGTATAGCCTTAAACTGGTCATATTAA
- the LOC105031466 gene encoding C-type lectin domain family 12 member B-like isoform X2: MEEELNYSTVVFKNPIVSLQNEKKEEETVYAAIKAEGSSSTHQSPAIGEDNSPAPHSQPCRGVAVCLGVLCVLLVSAIVGLSVFSTELSEQKQYLMNLNSNLSTAIQILQSYNSNISTANQDLMSDKEELTQERDRLKTNLQVIYQLHDFPVNQYCSKTNGSVTKCNPCKFGWMLFQSSCYLIFFPDAPWKTWTESREDCKKRESDLVVISSQPEQEFISNQTQSYYDVFHGYWIGLSYQANNQSWMWVDGSVQGLKKG, encoded by the exons ATGGAAGAAGAGCTAAATTATTCTACAGTGGTTTTCAAAAATCCCATTGTTTCTTTACAGAATG agaaaaaagaggaagagacagtATATGCCGCGATAAAGGCTGAGGGAAGTTCATCCACTCATCAAAGTCCTGCCATAGGAG AGGACAACAGCCCTGCGCCCCACTCTCAGCCCTGTCGTGGTGTGGCAGTGTGTCTGGGGGTTCTGTGTGTCCTCTTGGTTTCAGCCATCGTAGGCCTCAGCGTCT tcaGCACTGAActctcagagcaaaagcagTATCTGATGAATCTCAACAGCAATCTGAGTACAGCAATTCAAATTTTGCAAAGTTATAATAGCAATATTAGCACTGCAAACCAAGATTTAATGTCTGACAAAGAAGAGTTGAcacaagaaagagacagactgaaGACAAATCTTCAGGTCATATATCAGCTTCATGATTTTCCTGTCAATCAATATTGTTCCAAAACAAATGGCAGTG TGACAAAGTGCAACCCATGTAAATTTGGTTGGATGTTATTCCAATCTAGTTGTTACCTGATTTTTTTCCCTGATGCACCTTGGAAGACCTggactgaaagcagagaggatTGTAAAAAAAGAGAATCAGATTTGGTTGTTATTAGCAGTCAACCTGAACAG gAATTTATTTCCAACCAAACACAATCCTACTATGATGTATTTCATGGGTACTGGATTGGCTTGTCTTACCAAGCTAACAATCAGTCATGGATGTGGGTTGATGGAAGTGTTCAGGGTCTGAAGAAAGGGTAg
- the LOC117592753 gene encoding CD209 antigen-like protein C isoform X1 yields the protein MEEELNYSTVVFKNPIVSLQNEKKEEETVYAAIKAEGSSSTHQSPAIGEDNSPAPHSQPCRGVAVCLGVLCVLLVSAIVGLSVFSTELSEQKQYLMNLNSNLSTAIQILQSYNSNISTANQDLMSDKEELTQERDRLKTNLQVIYQLHDFPVNQYCSKTNGSVTKCNPCKFGWMLFQSSCYLIFFPDAPWKTWTESREDCKKRESDLVVISSQPEQEFISNQTQSYYDVFHGYWIGLSYQANNQSWMWVDGSVQGLKKGFWINSTQIQNTCVLTIQTNNPLAAWNTPDCTMNSLWICESIALNWSY from the exons ATGGAAGAAGAGCTAAATTATTCTACAGTGGTTTTCAAAAATCCCATTGTTTCTTTACAGAATG agaaaaaagaggaagagacagtATATGCCGCGATAAAGGCTGAGGGAAGTTCATCCACTCATCAAAGTCCTGCCATAGGAG AGGACAACAGCCCTGCGCCCCACTCTCAGCCCTGTCGTGGTGTGGCAGTGTGTCTGGGGGTTCTGTGTGTCCTCTTGGTTTCAGCCATCGTAGGCCTCAGCGTCT tcaGCACTGAActctcagagcaaaagcagTATCTGATGAATCTCAACAGCAATCTGAGTACAGCAATTCAAATTTTGCAAAGTTATAATAGCAATATTAGCACTGCAAACCAAGATTTAATGTCTGACAAAGAAGAGTTGAcacaagaaagagacagactgaaGACAAATCTTCAGGTCATATATCAGCTTCATGATTTTCCTGTCAATCAATATTGTTCCAAAACAAATGGCAGTG TGACAAAGTGCAACCCATGTAAATTTGGTTGGATGTTATTCCAATCTAGTTGTTACCTGATTTTTTTCCCTGATGCACCTTGGAAGACCTggactgaaagcagagaggatTGTAAAAAAAGAGAATCAGATTTGGTTGTTATTAGCAGTCAACCTGAACAG GAATTTATTTCCAACCAAACACAATCCTACTATGATGTATTTCATGGGTACTGGATTGGCTTGTCTTACCAAGCTAACAATCAGTCATGGATGTGGGTTGATGGAAGTGTTCAGGGTCTGAAGAAAGG GTTTTGGATCAATTCTACACAGATTCAGAATACTTGTGTGTTAACCATCCAAACAAATAACCCGCTGGCTGCTTGGAATACTCCAGATTGTACGATGAACAGTCTTTGGATCTGTGAGAGTATAGCCTTAAACTGGTCATATTAA
- the LOC117592753 gene encoding C-type lectin domain family 12 member B-like isoform X2, with translation MEEELNYSTVVFKNPIVSLQNEKKEEETVYAAIKAEGSSSTHQSPAIGEDNSPAPHSQPCRGVAVCLGVLCVLLVSAIVGLSVFSTELSEQKQYLMNLNSNLSTAIQILQSYNSNISTANQDLMSDKEELTQERDRLKTNLQVIYQLHDFPVNQYCSKTNGSVTKCNPCKFGWMLFQSSCYLIFFPDAPWKTWTESREDCKKRESDLVVISSQPEQEFISNQTQSYYDVFHGYWIGLSYQANNQSWMWVDGSVQGLKKG, from the exons ATGGAAGAAGAGCTAAATTATTCTACAGTGGTTTTCAAAAATCCCATTGTTTCTTTACAGAATG agaaaaaagaggaagagacagtATATGCCGCGATAAAGGCTGAGGGAAGTTCATCCACTCATCAAAGTCCTGCCATAGGAG AGGACAACAGCCCTGCGCCCCACTCTCAGCCCTGTCGTGGTGTGGCAGTGTGTCTGGGGGTTCTGTGTGTCCTCTTGGTTTCAGCCATCGTAGGCCTCAGCGTCT tcaGCACTGAActctcagagcaaaagcagTATCTGATGAATCTCAACAGCAATCTGAGTACAGCAATTCAAATTTTGCAAAGTTATAATAGCAATATTAGCACTGCAAACCAAGATTTAATGTCTGACAAAGAAGAGTTGAcacaagaaagagacagactgaaGACAAATCTTCAGGTCATATATCAGCTTCATGATTTTCCTGTCAATCAATATTGTTCCAAAACAAATGGCAGTG TGACAAAGTGCAACCCATGTAAATTTGGTTGGATGTTATTCCAATCTAGTTGTTACCTGATTTTTTTCCCTGATGCACCTTGGAAGACCTggactgaaagcagagaggatTGTAAAAAAAGAGAATCAGATTTGGTTGTTATTAGCAGTCAACCTGAACAG GAATTTATTTCCAACCAAACACAATCCTACTATGATGTATTTCATGGGTACTGGATTGGCTTGTCTTACCAAGCTAACAATCAGTCATGGATGTGGGTTGATGGAAGTGTTCAGGGTCTGAAGAAAGGGTAg